From Actinopolymorpha cephalotaxi, one genomic window encodes:
- a CDS encoding enolase C-terminal domain-like protein: MPAATDVPVTEVGTRVYTVPTDAPEGDGTLTWDSTTMVLVRLTGGGHTGIGWTYGPPAAAEVIRGELAELVRGRSCLDVQSGYHAMVAAVRNAGRPGLVSLAIAAVDTAWWDLRARVLGLPLHRLLGAERTAPVRVYGSGGFTTYDDNQLARQCEEWLELGVSYAKIKIGESWGANPARDLARMRLARQALGEDVELFVDANGAFTPKQATRLAATAEDLGVTWFEEPVTSDDLDGLRRVRDHVRPDVTAGEYGYDLTYFERMCAAGAVDCLQVDVSRCGGITEWQRIAAVAAAHHLPVSAHCAPALHLAAAAATPHLRHVEYFHDHVRIESRFFAGPVTAHDGALHPGDDPGNGLEFRESDAESYRVG; this comes from the coding sequence ATGCCTGCCGCTACGGACGTACCCGTGACCGAGGTCGGGACGCGCGTCTACACCGTCCCCACCGACGCCCCCGAGGGCGACGGCACGCTCACCTGGGACTCGACCACCATGGTGCTGGTCCGGCTCACCGGCGGAGGCCACACCGGCATCGGCTGGACCTACGGCCCGCCGGCAGCCGCCGAGGTGATCCGCGGGGAGCTCGCCGAGCTGGTGCGTGGCCGAAGCTGTCTCGACGTCCAGTCCGGCTACCACGCGATGGTGGCGGCCGTACGCAACGCCGGTCGCCCGGGGCTGGTCTCGCTGGCGATCGCCGCGGTCGACACCGCGTGGTGGGACCTGCGGGCGAGGGTGCTGGGACTCCCCCTGCACCGGCTGCTGGGCGCCGAACGCACTGCTCCCGTACGCGTCTACGGCAGCGGCGGCTTCACGACGTACGACGACAACCAACTGGCGCGGCAGTGCGAGGAGTGGCTGGAGCTCGGTGTCTCGTACGCCAAGATCAAGATCGGCGAGTCCTGGGGCGCGAACCCCGCCCGCGACCTCGCCCGGATGCGGCTGGCCCGGCAGGCCCTCGGCGAGGACGTCGAACTCTTCGTCGACGCCAACGGCGCGTTCACTCCCAAGCAGGCCACACGTCTCGCCGCCACGGCCGAGGATCTCGGGGTCACGTGGTTCGAGGAGCCGGTCACCTCCGACGACCTCGACGGGCTGCGGCGGGTACGCGACCACGTGCGGCCCGACGTGACGGCCGGTGAGTACGGCTACGACCTCACCTACTTCGAGCGGATGTGCGCGGCCGGCGCCGTCGACTGCCTGCAGGTGGACGTCAGCCGGTGCGGCGGAATCACCGAGTGGCAGCGGATCGCCGCCGTCGCCGCGGCCCACCATCTTCCGGTCTCGGCCCACTGCGCGCCGGCCCTGCACCTCGCGGCCGCGGCGGCGACGCCGCACCTGCGGCACGTGGAGTACTTCCACGACCATGTCCGGATCGAGTCGAGGTTCTTCGCCGGACCGGTGACGGCACACGACGGGGCCCTTCATCCCGGCGACGACCCGGGCAACGGCCTGGAGTTCAGGGAGTCCGACGCCGAGAGCTACCGGGTCGGCTGA
- a CDS encoding sigma-70 family RNA polymerase sigma factor produces MPMGQPGTGSADEPGHGRAGDPRAAETARLYHRLAAEDASQALRRQVLEQVVCMHLDLARTLARRFRGRGIADDDLEQVACTALVQVAHSYDVGRGESFLAFAVPSINGTLKRYFRDRGWTVRPPRRLQDLQPRIRAAEEELSNRLGRSPRPREIAEHLGADLGEVVESLTAYGCFTPASLDRPLGHDPGSDGSTLGDRLVSAVDDLAAAEARTVLRPVVSRLNPRDKKILRLRFFEQRTQQEIADVIGVSQMQVSRLIDRILRDLRAGINGGVGHTAPIAGIGRHPTPSTPFGLQRSGNRSATRLRGLPGDMEGGA; encoded by the coding sequence ATGCCCATGGGCCAGCCCGGAACGGGCTCCGCCGACGAGCCGGGTCATGGCCGGGCCGGCGACCCGCGTGCGGCCGAGACCGCGCGTCTTTACCACCGGCTCGCGGCCGAGGATGCCTCGCAGGCGCTGCGAAGACAGGTGCTCGAGCAGGTCGTCTGCATGCATCTCGACCTCGCACGTACGCTCGCGAGAAGGTTCCGCGGCCGGGGCATCGCCGACGACGACCTCGAACAGGTGGCGTGCACGGCCCTGGTGCAGGTGGCACACAGCTACGACGTGGGTCGCGGCGAGAGTTTCCTGGCCTTTGCCGTTCCGAGCATCAACGGCACCCTGAAGCGCTACTTCCGCGACCGCGGCTGGACGGTCCGGCCGCCGCGGCGCCTGCAGGACCTGCAACCGCGGATCCGCGCCGCAGAGGAGGAACTGTCCAACCGGCTCGGGCGCTCACCTCGCCCGAGAGAGATCGCCGAACATCTCGGTGCCGACCTCGGCGAGGTGGTCGAGTCCCTCACCGCGTACGGCTGCTTCACTCCCGCCTCGCTGGACCGCCCGCTGGGACACGACCCCGGCTCGGACGGTTCGACGCTCGGCGACCGGCTGGTCTCCGCCGTGGACGACCTCGCCGCTGCCGAGGCGAGAACCGTCCTCCGTCCTGTCGTCTCCCGGCTGAACCCGAGGGACAAGAAGATCCTACGGCTGCGCTTCTTCGAACAACGCACCCAGCAGGAGATCGCCGACGTCATCGGGGTCAGCCAGATGCAGGTGTCCCGGCTGATCGACCGCATCCTGCGCGACCTGCGAGCCGGCATCAACGGCGGCGTCGGCCACACCGCACCGATCGCCGGAATCGGACGTCACCCAACGCCGTCCACCCCGTTTGGACTCCAGCGGTCCGGGAACCGGTCAGCGACCCGTCTCCGGGGACTTCCCGGGGACATGGAAGGTGGCGCATGA
- a CDS encoding wax ester/triacylglycerol synthase domain-containing protein — MSHPPARSDGRARTDARTDARTGVRSGAGPVGEGPHRVLLVSADMGGGHNSTARALEETVERLWPGSECHRVDTLDVMGPGVGRLFRSIYVSNVERTPWLYEFFYASEWRHRWFAQASKRFTGSWAGRRLRTEIDRFEPDLVLSTYPLGSSGLAWLRRHRGLGVRTGCWVSDFAPHPFWIYPELDANFVVHETAVALARCAEPEVAVEVCAPPVVRAFAPGDQSEARRRMDLPADAFVVLLSCGAYSFGDADATVAALLGASDKICVVVACGRNEQTRGRLERLGLPRERLLPLGWTDQMPTLMRAADLLVTNAGGATALEGMASALPVVTTSPIAAHGVANANLMVVAGLTDLCPDLPMLQAYVRSLIEDRGPLRKLRDATSRHLERYDLESGLRALAAPRQPTLAGRQPDLAGRQPDLAGRQPDLAGRQPDLAGRPWPMRPADAFFAHVETGPYAQELGAVLELAPLPGGRAVTAAQIRRTMQARTGGLPPMRRVLVRRPLGWLLRDSVDAWSHVEEQRVEARTDDEDVSGAVSDFWSRTMPAGAPAWRGLLVSGQADGRSTFAVKLHHAQGDGISALGLLDRLLDPVPGDRLSERRPAARRRTARVDAGQILRGVGRLAGRGLAPRHPLNQTRPTGERDLVTVAVPWQRIRDLATACDAQPHEAILALVADALDRILRPAGLLTPGRPLRAMFPVATRPPKLDRISGNWTGALAVDLPTGPLDLAQRTARVRTGVRLHDRQGEVTASAMVMWAAGQLPRPLHRGFARATYNRNFFNTIVSYMPGARGPRTFAGADVRAVCPVLPLTSGVPLTVGVVGSGTVAGVGVLLDRGLGLDRGVVKDALRTSFMAATETPHGPSVAVGAAG; from the coding sequence ATGAGCCATCCCCCGGCCCGCTCGGACGGTCGTGCCCGGACTGATGCCCGGACTGATGCCAGAACCGGCGTCCGGAGCGGCGCGGGCCCGGTCGGCGAGGGCCCGCACCGGGTGCTGCTCGTCTCGGCCGACATGGGCGGCGGCCACAACTCCACCGCCCGCGCCCTCGAGGAGACGGTCGAGCGGCTGTGGCCGGGGAGCGAGTGCCACCGGGTCGACACGCTGGACGTGATGGGCCCGGGCGTCGGCCGGTTGTTCCGGTCCATCTACGTCTCCAACGTCGAGCGCACCCCGTGGCTGTACGAGTTCTTCTACGCCAGCGAGTGGCGGCACCGTTGGTTCGCCCAGGCGTCCAAGCGGTTCACCGGCTCCTGGGCAGGGCGGCGGCTGCGCACCGAGATCGACCGCTTCGAGCCGGACCTGGTGCTCTCCACCTATCCGCTGGGCAGTTCCGGGCTGGCCTGGCTGCGCCGTCACCGCGGGCTCGGCGTCCGCACCGGGTGCTGGGTTTCCGACTTCGCGCCGCACCCGTTCTGGATCTACCCCGAACTCGACGCCAACTTCGTCGTGCACGAGACCGCGGTGGCCTTGGCCCGCTGCGCGGAACCGGAGGTGGCGGTCGAGGTCTGCGCGCCGCCGGTCGTCCGCGCGTTCGCCCCCGGCGACCAGTCGGAGGCCAGGCGGCGAATGGATCTCCCGGCGGACGCCTTCGTCGTTCTTTTGTCATGCGGCGCCTACTCCTTCGGCGACGCGGACGCCACGGTGGCGGCGCTGCTGGGCGCGTCGGACAAGATCTGCGTCGTGGTGGCCTGCGGGCGCAACGAGCAGACGCGCGGACGCCTCGAACGGCTCGGCCTGCCCCGGGAGCGCCTGCTGCCCCTCGGCTGGACCGACCAGATGCCCACGCTCATGCGGGCGGCGGACCTGCTGGTGACCAACGCCGGCGGGGCGACCGCCCTGGAGGGGATGGCCAGTGCGCTGCCGGTGGTGACGACCTCACCGATCGCCGCGCACGGCGTGGCGAACGCCAACCTGATGGTGGTCGCGGGCCTCACCGACCTGTGCCCCGACCTCCCGATGCTCCAGGCCTACGTACGGTCGCTGATCGAGGACCGCGGCCCGCTGCGGAAGCTCCGCGACGCGACCTCGCGGCACCTGGAGCGCTACGACCTCGAGTCGGGCCTGCGCGCGCTCGCGGCACCCCGTCAACCCACCCTTGCCGGGCGTCAACCCGACCTTGCCGGGCGTCAACCCGACCTTGCCGGGCGTCAACCCGACCTTGCCGGGCGTCAACCCGACCTTGCCGGGCGCCCCTGGCCGATGCGGCCGGCGGACGCGTTCTTCGCCCACGTCGAGACCGGCCCGTACGCCCAGGAGCTGGGCGCGGTCCTCGAACTCGCACCCCTGCCCGGCGGACGGGCGGTCACCGCCGCGCAGATCCGCCGGACCATGCAGGCACGGACGGGTGGACTGCCGCCGATGCGCCGCGTCCTCGTGCGCCGCCCGCTGGGCTGGCTGTTGAGGGATTCGGTCGACGCCTGGAGCCACGTCGAGGAGCAGCGGGTGGAAGCTCGCACCGACGACGAGGACGTGAGCGGGGCCGTGAGCGATTTCTGGTCCCGTACGATGCCGGCCGGCGCCCCGGCCTGGCGGGGCCTGCTCGTGAGTGGGCAGGCGGACGGGCGGAGCACCTTCGCGGTCAAACTGCACCACGCCCAGGGTGACGGCATCTCCGCACTCGGCCTGCTCGACCGGCTCCTCGACCCCGTGCCGGGTGACCGGCTGAGCGAACGCCGTCCCGCGGCCCGCCGGCGTACGGCCCGGGTCGACGCGGGACAGATCCTGCGGGGCGTGGGCCGACTGGCCGGCCGTGGGCTCGCCCCACGCCACCCCCTCAACCAGACAAGGCCGACCGGTGAGCGGGACCTGGTCACGGTCGCGGTGCCGTGGCAGCGGATCCGCGACCTCGCCACCGCCTGCGACGCCCAGCCGCACGAGGCGATCCTCGCACTGGTGGCCGACGCGCTCGACCGGATTCTCCGCCCGGCAGGGCTGCTGACCCCCGGCCGCCCGCTGCGGGCGATGTTCCCGGTGGCGACGCGGCCACCGAAGCTCGACCGCATCTCCGGCAACTGGACCGGCGCCCTCGCCGTCGACCTGCCGACGGGCCCGCTCGACCTCGCCCAGCGGACGGCGAGAGTACGCACCGGCGTACGGCTGCACGACCGGCAGGGCGAGGTGACCGCCTCGGCGATGGTGATGTGGGCGGCCGGGCAACTCCCCCGGCCGCTGCACCGCGGTTTCGCGCGGGCGACGTACAACAGGAACTTCTTCAACACCATCGTGTCCTACATGCCCGGCGCGCGGGGGCCGCGGACCTTCGCCGGCGCGGACGTCCGCGCCGTGTGCCCGGTTCTTCCGCTGACCTCCGGCGTGCCGCTGACCGTCGGGGTGGTCGGCTCCGGCACGGTGGCCGGTGTGGGAGTACTCCTCGACCGCGGCCTGGGTCTGGACCGCGGCGTTGTCAAGGACGCCTTGCGCACCAGCTTCATGGCGGCCACCGAGACTCCACACGGACCCTCCGTCGCGGTGGGAGCTGCCGGCTGA
- a CDS encoding MFS transporter — protein sequence MAEAPFSLATPQMMKELDLSAADIGLMASVFSWTYAVMQLPAGHLIDRLGSRRVYTVAVTLWSLATLATGLCYRLPQFLAARLVLGVGEAPCFPASAKITTRWFPRRERGTATGIWDSSSKWGPALAPLLLVPVMVHWGWRALFVVTGVLGLIFVVAFWIGYRDPDGSRRLSAEERDLIQADAEAQDAPAEQEAEAVSWPRLFTQRTVWGMILGFFCTIWIWNIFLAFLPLYLVRTQGIDLAKLGLYASIPWLGGVVGDVGGGFLTTRLIARGVGSPLKVRRMLILACALLAGASVMLVPSAHGLAPTLVLLTLALCFISAITGSAWAIPGDVAPQHQVASVGAIQNFGGYFGGAFSPLVAGLIVDRTDSWSPAFYTGGVVAALAGLCYWFIVRRPIAGSAAA from the coding sequence CTGGCAGAAGCACCCTTCTCCCTCGCCACGCCGCAGATGATGAAGGAGCTGGACCTGTCGGCGGCCGACATCGGCCTGATGGCGTCGGTGTTCTCCTGGACGTACGCCGTGATGCAACTCCCGGCCGGTCACCTGATCGACCGGCTGGGCAGCCGCCGCGTCTACACCGTCGCGGTCACCCTGTGGAGCCTCGCGACCCTCGCGACCGGTCTCTGTTACCGACTGCCGCAGTTCCTGGCGGCGCGGCTCGTCCTCGGGGTCGGCGAGGCGCCCTGTTTCCCCGCGTCGGCGAAGATCACCACCAGGTGGTTCCCCAGGCGCGAACGTGGAACGGCGACCGGGATCTGGGACTCCTCGTCGAAGTGGGGCCCGGCACTCGCGCCGCTGCTGCTGGTCCCGGTCATGGTGCACTGGGGATGGCGGGCGCTGTTCGTGGTGACCGGCGTACTCGGCCTGATCTTCGTCGTGGCGTTCTGGATCGGATACCGCGACCCCGACGGCAGCCGCCGGCTGTCCGCGGAGGAACGCGACCTCATCCAGGCCGACGCCGAGGCCCAGGACGCCCCGGCCGAGCAGGAAGCAGAGGCCGTCTCCTGGCCGCGGCTGTTCACCCAGCGGACCGTGTGGGGCATGATCCTCGGCTTCTTCTGCACGATCTGGATCTGGAACATCTTCCTCGCGTTCCTGCCGCTGTATCTCGTTCGCACCCAGGGCATCGACCTGGCCAAGCTCGGTCTGTACGCGAGCATCCCGTGGCTCGGTGGCGTGGTCGGCGACGTGGGTGGCGGATTTCTCACTACCCGGCTGATCGCGCGGGGCGTCGGCTCACCGCTGAAGGTACGCCGGATGCTCATCCTCGCCTGTGCGCTGCTGGCCGGCGCGTCCGTGATGCTGGTTCCCAGCGCGCACGGCCTCGCGCCGACGTTGGTCCTGCTCACTCTCGCGCTGTGCTTCATCTCGGCCATCACCGGTTCGGCGTGGGCGATACCCGGTGACGTGGCACCCCAGCACCAGGTCGCCTCGGTCGGCGCGATCCAGAACTTCGGCGGCTACTTCGGCGGCGCGTTCTCGCCGCTGGTGGCCGGGCTGATCGTCGACCGTACGGACTCGTGGTCGCCGGCCTTCTACACCGGCGGCGTGGTGGCCGCCCTGGCCGGACTGTGTTACTGGTTCATCGTTCGCCGGCCGATCGCGGGGTCGGCCGCCGCCTGA